The Psychrilyobacter piezotolerans DNA segment TTAGTGTAAAAATATACTTGTTAATTGGTATAAAACCCATGGATTGTTCTCGTAAGTATATTAAACCCAGTTGATGGGTGAAAAAAGAAAATAATAGATGATTTAAACTCTAAATTTTTATAAAAAAAAGATTGGGTAGAAGCGGTTTTTTTGGTATACTAAATTTAAGAAATAGATAACTAAAGGGGGCAAAAAAATGAGAAAAAGTTTAGACGTATTGGAATCAATGATATATTACTGGAATACTGTAGCAGAGAAAGAAAAGGTAAGTGAGCAGTTTATAGATTTTATATCTCAAGATAGAGGGATGAAAGCTACATATGATGAGAATTTTGATTCTGAATCAGTAAGAAAGGTACTTAGTGCTATCTCAAACGTAGAACCATTTATAGGTAAAACACTAAATGAAGGAAAATTCTGGACTAATAACATGTGGATGATAGAGAAGATGGATTATATGAACATGATAATAAATCCATTAAAAAGATTAAGTGTAGAAGATTTAGGAGAGGGACAAGTTGTATTCTTACCATTACAACTTGATTTATTCTATAAAAAAGATAATAATCTATATATAAACTTCTTTATGATAGAGCCAGACGAAATTAACGGAACAGATAAGCTGACTATAGAGGGTGTAGAGATAAAAGAGTGGATCAAGAAAAATATGGGGAAATAGTATGACATGGGATAGCGGAATGATCTGGTGGTTTTTATTGACCATTATATTCATAGTGGTAGAGCTGGCAGTGCCGGCATTGGTGAGTATATGGTTTGCCTTTGCAGCTATAATATTGACGCTGATATCAGGGATGATAAAAAATCCTGTGAATGAATTTTATATTTTTGTGGGACTCAGTGGACTGTTTCTAATATTAACCAGACCGATAGTCAGAAAACTTTTGGAGAAAAGAAAGCCGATTGAAAACAGGATATTTGGTCAAAATGTTGAAATATCTAAAAAAATAGAGGCAGATCTCTATGAGGTAAAATTGGATGGTAAATACTGGA contains these protein-coding regions:
- a CDS encoding TDE2712 family protein — translated: MRKSLDVLESMIYYWNTVAEKEKVSEQFIDFISQDRGMKATYDENFDSESVRKVLSAISNVEPFIGKTLNEGKFWTNNMWMIEKMDYMNMIINPLKRLSVEDLGEGQVVFLPLQLDLFYKKDNNLYINFFMIEPDEINGTDKLTIEGVEIKEWIKKNMGK
- a CDS encoding NfeD family protein, which encodes MTWDSGMIWWFLLTIIFIVVELAVPALVSIWFAFAAIILTLISGMIKNPVNEFYIFVGLSGLFLILTRPIVRKLLEKRKPIENRIFGQNVEISKKIEADLYEVKLDGKYWRATCDEKLEVGDTGVVERVEGNKLILKKKI